The Actinomycetota bacterium genome has a window encoding:
- a CDS encoding TIGR01777 family protein, with the protein MKVVISGASGLIGSALVASLAADGHEVVRLVRRTPAAPDEARWDPAGGTVDSAALRDCDAVVHLAGAGVGDHRWTPAYRQEIRASRVDGTTTLATAVAQLDRPPQVFVSASAIGVYGDTGSRTVDETAPAADGFLPEVVQAWEAAADPARAAGIRTVHPRSGLVLSRHGGALGRMLPIARLGLLGPLGGGRQYWSYISRRDEVAALRFLIDTPGLAGPVNLTAPHPATNAEVTRALGALLRRPAVLPVPAFALRVVLGGFSDEVLGSRRVVPDRLERSGFQWSDGSLEQALASGIGEN; encoded by the coding sequence GTGAAGGTCGTCATCAGCGGTGCATCGGGACTGATCGGATCGGCGCTGGTGGCGTCGCTGGCCGCCGACGGGCACGAGGTCGTCCGGCTGGTACGCCGTACTCCGGCGGCGCCGGACGAGGCGCGGTGGGACCCGGCCGGCGGCACCGTGGACAGCGCGGCGCTGCGTGACTGTGACGCGGTGGTTCACCTCGCCGGGGCCGGCGTCGGCGATCACCGCTGGACGCCGGCGTACCGGCAGGAGATCCGCGCCTCGCGGGTCGACGGGACGACCACCCTGGCCACCGCCGTGGCACAGCTGGACCGGCCGCCGCAAGTCTTCGTCAGCGCTTCGGCCATCGGCGTGTACGGCGACACCGGCTCACGCACGGTCGACGAGACCGCCCCGGCGGCCGACGGCTTCCTTCCCGAGGTCGTGCAAGCCTGGGAAGCGGCCGCCGACCCGGCGCGGGCAGCTGGCATCCGGACGGTGCATCCCCGATCCGGGCTGGTGCTGAGCCGCCATGGCGGCGCCCTCGGCCGGATGCTGCCGATCGCCCGGCTGGGACTGCTGGGACCGCTCGGCGGCGGCCGGCAGTACTGGTCGTACATCTCCCGGCGGGACGAGGTGGCCGCGCTCCGGTTCCTCATCGATACCCCGGGCCTGGCCGGGCCGGTGAACCTCACCGCGCCCCACCCGGCCACCAACGCCGAGGTGACGCGCGCGCTCGGCGCACTGCTGCGGCGCCCGGCCGTCCTGCCGGTGCCGGCGTTCGCGCTCCGAGTGGTGCTGGGCGGATTCAGCGACGAGGTTCTCGGGAGTCGGCGAGTCGTCCCGGATCGCTTGGAGCGCAGCGGATTTCAGTGGTCTGACGGCAGCCTCGAACAGGCCCTCGCCAGCGGCATCGGCGAGAACTGA